One Etheostoma cragini isolate CJK2018 chromosome 6, CSU_Ecrag_1.0, whole genome shotgun sequence DNA window includes the following coding sequences:
- the LOC117946863 gene encoding uncharacterized protein LOC117946863 produces the protein MMKTFACDDSMIITIPIGSLRDAGERQLMPEKFQCVYKDSYKIFVIKGKPKPLGAAQAIAGVFIVALGLIFSHLENTRFYTLPSILFVVCGMLSYAAGKSPNIHVTKLSFSLNIVSFFWSVAAVCLCMIDFHFSTKESLYNPKVHKGIKGLIMTLLFFEKLIAIFLIYWLSKAVCRQHFNTLPIILLKQGD, from the exons ATGATGAAGACATTTGCATGTGATGATTCAATGATCATCACCATTCCCATTGGGAGTCTGAGGGATGCTGGAGAGAGACAACTGATGCCAGAGAAATTCCAGTGTGTGTACAAAGATTCCTACAAGATCTTTGTTATTAAGGGAAAACCCAAACCTCTTGGA gcAGCCCAGGCCATCGCTGGTGTGTTCATTGTTGCACTTGGTCTGATTTTTTCTCATCTAGAAAACACCCGGTTCTACACTTTACCTAGTATTCTG TTTGTGGTCTGTGGTATGCTGTCCTATGCTGCTGGAAAATCTCCAAACATACATGTG ACAAAGCTGTCATTCTCTCTGAACATCGTCAGCTTCTTCTGGTCAGTTGCGGCAGTTTGTCTCTGCATGATcgattttcatttttcaacaaaagAGAGCTTGTACAATCCCAAG GTCCACAAAGGAATCAAAGGACTGATCATGACTCtgctgttttttgaaaagttaaTAGCCATTTTCTTGATCTACTGGCTAAGTAAAGCTGTATGCAGACAACATTTCAACACTTTG CCCATCATCCTGCTGAAACAGGGAGACTGA